Genomic window (Granulicella arctica):
GAACGCTGCTCCCTTCTTCTTCAAAAAGGACTCGGGCATTCCGGAGAGTGACAAGAATCCGCAGCTACACCGGTACACGCTGGGCGGCACGTTCTCAGGACCACTCATCAAGGACAAGCTTTTCGGCTTTGTCGGCTACCAGCACCTGCATGTATCCGACCAGGAGACGGGCGACACGGAGCTTGCGGTGCCGAATGGGCTGAGCGACACCAACCGCACACCAAGCGGGCTGGCGGACCTGGTGAACTCAGCCAACAACTCGCAGGGCTCGCTCGCAGGGAACTTCCTGGACCCGATCACGGCCAACAACTGGACCAACAACGCAGTGGGGCTCGCGATGTTTCAGGCAAAGCTGCCAAATGGCAACTGGCTGATCCCGAACGATAACGGTCATGCGCCGGACTTCTTCTCGCCATTCAATGCGTTTGAGACGGGCACGTCGACGTTCATCTCGGATCAGCTTGCGTCGAGCCTTGACTGGAACGCTTCGTCGAAGGACCTGCTGGCGATCAAGTACTACTATCAGCACGATCCAAACAGCGTGCCATACGCGCTCTCGAGCGTGCCCGGATTTACGGAGCACATGGACGTCGGCTCGCAGGTGATCTCGATCAACAACATCCAGTCGCTGCGCTCGAACTTCAGCATTACAGAGACGCTGGGCTTTATTCGGGAGAAGGCGTACAGCACCAACGATCAGCCATGGGCGCCGGGTGAGGCGGGTACCCCGGCTGCGGGGATGACGACGGCGTTCGGCTCCTATTTCCCGGGAATCACGATCGTCGACACGCTCGGGGCACGCGGATCGGCAGCGGGCCTGGGAGCGCAGTCACTGAATATCGGGCCGAGCGCACAGTCGCAGAGTGCGTATACGGGCGTGTTCCAGAACCGCATCCAGCCATCTGCGAATGCGATCTGGACGAAGGGTAAGCACTCGGTGACCTTTGGCGGCAGCTTCGCCTATACGCAGTTGAATGTTCGCGATCAGCGCACCGGCAAAGGCAGTGTAGCGACCCCAGATTTTGCGACCTTCGCGGAGAACTGGGTGACGCCATACAGCACGAACGGCTTTGTGGCGACTACCTTTCTGCAGGGCGACGCGAATCGCTATTACCGGGCAAACCAGACCGGGCTGTACCTGCAGGACAAGTTTCAGGTGTTGCCGAATCTCGTGCTGACGGCGGGTATCCGCTATGACTGGAATGGCGGGTTGACGGAGAAGAATGGCCGTATCTTCAACTTCGACCCAACGCAGTATGCCTATAGCGCACCGGGGGATCAGATCACGGGGTCCGGCCTGATTATCGCGGGGAACAACGTCAATGGGACCTCAGGTGTTAGTGATACGACGCTGACCGGTCGGCAGTGGGGCATTGCGCCGCGGCTTGGTGCAGCGTGGCAGCCGAAGTGGGGCGACAACAAGGTGGTGGTTCGCGCGGGCATGGGGATGTACTACGATCGCGGCGAACTGTATACATACCTGTCGCCGGGCTACGCAGCGGGTGAGGTCTCGGGCGGCCCATTCGGTATCAGCCAGACGCCACCGTTTGTGACGCAGCAGACCTGCCCGTACAGCGCGTCGCCGTATGGGCAGACGAGCTTCCTGTACGACTTCTACATTCCGATCTGCGGGGCGAATCCGGCTGGCGGCGATACGAGCGGCTACTCGCTGGCGTCGCCGTGGGGGACGGTACGGACGGCTCCGCCATCGAACCCGAAGGCATCCGATCTGGTCAACTATCTGCCGAATGCTGCGGGGATCATTGCGGGCGGTCAGCCGTTTACGCTCGGTGATTACGCTCGCGGAAACAAGCTGCCGTACAGCATCAACTTCACGCTGGATGTGCAGTGGCAGCCGCGCAACGACCTGATGGTGGATATCGGCTACGTCGGCAATCTCGGGCGACACCAGGTAATTCCGCTACCGTTCAACCAGGCCCACCTTGCGTCGACAGCCGCGCCTACGCACCCAGGCGGCTACAAGGCGACGCAGAGCTTCAGCTATGGCTATACGGTGCTCGATCCGGATACGTTTGCGCCGATCTGCGTGAACCAGGATGCAACCTGCAAGTACGGGCAGATGCAGCAGAACTATGAAGGCGGCAACGTCGATCTGCGCGTGCCCTATCTTGGCTATTCGTCGGAGTCGGAGACGTACACGGCGGCGGGTATCTCGGCGTATCACGCGCTGCAGATCCATGTGGAGAAGCGCCGCAGCCACGGCTTCCAGACGGGTGTCTCGTACACCTACTCGCATACGACGGATGAGCAGAGCGGGCTTGGACTGTTCTATAACGGCAACGATCCGACGAACCTTCGGAGCGGCTATGGCTCGGCGGACTTCGACCGGAAGCATGTGCTGAACTTTACCTACAGCTACACGGTGCCGACCTTCTACAGCAATGGGACGTTTGCGGGTAAGGTGCTGAACAACTGGTCGGTGAACGGGATCGGGATCATCCAGAGCGGGCAGCCGTACAGTGTGATCGACTACTCGGGTGCAGTGGGCAGCATTTACTACAGCACCTTCGATGGCATCACGAATCCGATTGTGCCGCTTGCGCCGGGGTGTTCGGCGAAGAGCGCGCTGACCGGAGACAATGGAGCGTTCTACGACCCGAACTCGGGAACGAAATACAAAGGTGCGGCACTGAAAGCGGACTGCTTTACGATTCCGCTGATCCAGCAGGGCACGATGGGCGTGCCGCAGGGCGACGTCTTCGAGACCGGTTTCACCCAAGGGCAGAGGAACATCTTCCGGCAGTCGTACCAGAAGCGGACGGACGCTTCGCTGGTGAAGACGGTCAACCTGCGAGACCACTACACACTCCGGTACACCTTTGATATGTACAACGTGACGAATACGAGCAGCTTCGATATTCCTACGGATAACGTCTCGCAGAACCAGGGATACAACAACGCGCCGGAGCTCAATACTGACCCGTACAGTCTCTATACGAAGACGCCGGGAGGACTTGGCGTGACCAAGCATACGATTGGCAGCCCGCGTCAGATCCAGATGTCGTTGCACCTCGCGTTTTAGGGATGGTGTGCTGAAGGGCTAAGATGGATTCGTGAAAACGAGTCTGTACCGAGTTTCCTCCGCTGTGTGCCGCGTCCTGCTCCTCTGCCTGATGGTGGCGTTTGTGGGCCATCGGGCCGAAGCGCAGGAGCATGTCGAGATCGATGCGAAGGCGGCGACGACACCCTTCCCCCATTTCTGGGAGGAGATGTTCGGCTCCGGTCGAGCGATCCTGACGCTGCGTGAGAGCTACCGTGACGACCTGCGGGCAGTGAAGCAGGTGACCGGATTTCGATACGTCAGGTTCCACGCAATCCTTCACGATGAGGTGGGCGTCTACACCGAGGATGAGCATGGGAACCCCGTCTACAATTTCAGCTACGTCGACCAGATCTACGATGGGCTGCTGAAGAATGGGGTGCGGCCGGTGGTCGAGATCAGCTTCATGCCGAAGAAGCTGGCGTTCAATCCCGATGACCTGCATCCCTTCTGGTATAAGCAGAACGTCTCGCCACCTAAGAGTTGGGAGAAGTGGGATGGCCTGATGACACACTTCGCGCAGCACCTGGTTGATCGATATGGAATCGATGAGGTGAGCCAGTGGTACTTCGAGGTGTGGAATGAACCCAACATCGACTTCTGGAATGGAGTGCCCAAGCAGCGCTCCTACTTCGAACTGTATGACCATACGGCGCATGATTTGAAAGCCGTCAGTCCGAAGATCAGGGTGGGTGGACCGGCGACGGCTGCGGCGGCGTGGGTGGATGACTTCCTGAAGCATGCGGCGAAGAATCATGTGCCGGTCGACTTCGTGACGTCGCACGGCTACGCGGATGACACCGTAGAGGACCTCTTCGGCACTGATGAGACGATCTCGATGGATGACCGGGTCTGCCGGGCTATCGACAAGGTGCGTAAGCAGATCGATGCCTCGCCAACGCCGCACATTCCTCTCTTCTGGACGGAATGGAATGTGCAGGGCAATCACGAGTCGCGCGATACGACCTTTGTCGGGCCGGGGCTTGCGAACACCGTGCGGCAGTGCGACGGCAAGGTGCAGGAGATGTCTTTCTGGACCTTCTCGGATGTGTTTGAAGAGGGCGGCCCGGTGCCACAGCCCTTCGCAGGTCAGTTTGGCCTGCGTGCCAAGGGTGGAATCAACAAGCCGAGCTACTACGACTTTGCCCTGCTGCATCACCTCGGCGATCAGCGGATCGCGTCTGCGTCGCCCAATGTGATCGCGACGAAGACGGCGCACGGTTTGGCAATCGCGGCATGGAACCTGGTCGACCCGGGCGAGAGCGGCAGCGCTCACCCGATGGAACTTGAGGTTCACGGGGTTGCAGCCAACGCGAAGGTGGCGGTCCAACGGGTAGACGATACGCATGGCAATGTGTTGCCGCGCTATGCAGCCATGGGCAAGCCGCTCGATCCGACCGCTGCGCAGGTTGAGCAGTTGAATCATGAGACGGCGTTCGGCGAGCCAGAGCATACGACGCTGCACGGTGGACGGTTGACACTGGAGCTTGGCCCGAATGCGCTGGTGCTCGTGACCATCGCACAGTGATACGGTTGCTGGGTGTGAAGGGTCTGCCAATAAAGATTGGATCAACGTAAGGTCATGCCCTCGAAGTCTCCTGAGTTAGAGAAGGTGCCCACGCGCGGCGGCCTGAGCCTGAAGGAACTCGCCGCCCACGTCGGGCTGTCGCAGGCTACGGTGTCGCGCGTCATCAACCAGTCGGCAACAACGCATCGGATTGCGGCGGGTACGCAGAAGCGTGTTCTCGAGGCAGCCGCAACGCTCAACTATCAGCCGAATGTCTTTGCGCGCGGGCTTCGGAATAAGCGAAGTTTTACCGTTGGCGTGATCGTGCCTGAGATCAGTGAAGGGTACGCGACGGCGGTGCTGGGCGGCATCGAGGACGTGCTTCTGCTGGCGGGCTTCTTCTACTTCGTCGTCAGCCATCGCCACCGGGCTGAGCTGCTACGCGAGTATCCCCGGCTGCTTGTGTCGCGGGCGGTGGAGGGCATTATTGCGGTCGATTCGGCGCTGGAGGAAGAGATTCCCGTGCCCGTCGTCGCGGTGTCGAACCACACGCGCCGACGCTCAATCGTAAATATCGAACTCGATCACCTGCTCGCCGCACGCTATGCGCTCGACCATTTGCAGAGGCTGGGACATCGGCAGATCGCGTTCATCAAGGGACAGACCTTCAGTTCGGATACGCGGCTGCGGTGGAAGGCGATCCAGCAGGTGGCGGCAGACCTCGGCATCACGATCGATCCCAGGTTGACGGTTCAACTGAGCGGGACTGGCCTGGGGGCGGAGCCGGGCAGGGCGGCGACGGTCGAACTGCTGGAGCGCGGTGTCGCGTTTACAGCAATCTTCGCCTTCAACGATCTCTCCGCCATCGGCGCGATTACGGCTCTGCACGAGGCAGGGATCCACGTTCCGGCGCAGATTTCGGTGGTGGGCTTCGATGACATTCCGGGTGCGGCGACGAATAATCCGGCGCTGACAACGGTGCGGCAACCGCTGCACGAGATGGGGCGCACCGCAGCGACGACACTGCTCCAACTCATCCAGGGGGAGGACAGCGACAAGCCGAGGGCGCCGATCCGGATACTGCCCACGTTTGTCGAGCGGCAGTCTACGGGACCGATACCAAAGGCCAAGGCTTAGCACAGATAGAAGTCGATGACACCGATGAGAAACGGCGTTTGCGTCTCATCGGTGTCATCTTGTTGAAGACGCAGGTCTCTACTCTTTGTTGAACCAGGGCTCGTAGCCGTCGGTCATGGGGTTGGACTCGGTGGGTCCCCAGCTTCCGGGCTCGTAGACGCGGAGTG
Coding sequences:
- a CDS encoding carboxypeptidase regulatory-like domain-containing protein; the encoded protein is MSLHTRSLLCRSLLVLIFVASSVMGRAQQTLGGLTGAVSDAQGATLPGTTVTVTSEQTGLKRVQTASKTGFYDFPNLPIGAYTLTFTQDGFQTAKFPGVVVQADRTGTVNATMTVGSVNTSVTVEAVPLMNAVDTTNGYIMDRAQIEAIPLPTGSFTGLAILSPGVNAELPGGTGSNSGLGNAAIWANGQRDTSNSFQLNGVDGSNLFNGKSTSQVSSSRVVNNTGEGNAGGGGTIQSASSVYLAIGNAIPTPAPETIEEVRVNASMYDAQQGSSSGAHIDLSTKSGGNAIHGELYGHRGTNFMNAAPFFFKKDSGIPESDKNPQLHRYTLGGTFSGPLIKDKLFGFVGYQHLHVSDQETGDTELAVPNGLSDTNRTPSGLADLVNSANNSQGSLAGNFLDPITANNWTNNAVGLAMFQAKLPNGNWLIPNDNGHAPDFFSPFNAFETGTSTFISDQLASSLDWNASSKDLLAIKYYYQHDPNSVPYALSSVPGFTEHMDVGSQVISINNIQSLRSNFSITETLGFIREKAYSTNDQPWAPGEAGTPAAGMTTAFGSYFPGITIVDTLGARGSAAGLGAQSLNIGPSAQSQSAYTGVFQNRIQPSANAIWTKGKHSVTFGGSFAYTQLNVRDQRTGKGSVATPDFATFAENWVTPYSTNGFVATTFLQGDANRYYRANQTGLYLQDKFQVLPNLVLTAGIRYDWNGGLTEKNGRIFNFDPTQYAYSAPGDQITGSGLIIAGNNVNGTSGVSDTTLTGRQWGIAPRLGAAWQPKWGDNKVVVRAGMGMYYDRGELYTYLSPGYAAGEVSGGPFGISQTPPFVTQQTCPYSASPYGQTSFLYDFYIPICGANPAGGDTSGYSLASPWGTVRTAPPSNPKASDLVNYLPNAAGIIAGGQPFTLGDYARGNKLPYSINFTLDVQWQPRNDLMVDIGYVGNLGRHQVIPLPFNQAHLASTAAPTHPGGYKATQSFSYGYTVLDPDTFAPICVNQDATCKYGQMQQNYEGGNVDLRVPYLGYSSESETYTAAGISAYHALQIHVEKRRSHGFQTGVSYTYSHTTDEQSGLGLFYNGNDPTNLRSGYGSADFDRKHVLNFTYSYTVPTFYSNGTFAGKVLNNWSVNGIGIIQSGQPYSVIDYSGAVGSIYYSTFDGITNPIVPLAPGCSAKSALTGDNGAFYDPNSGTKYKGAALKADCFTIPLIQQGTMGVPQGDVFETGFTQGQRNIFRQSYQKRTDASLVKTVNLRDHYTLRYTFDMYNVTNTSSFDIPTDNVSQNQGYNNAPELNTDPYSLYTKTPGGLGVTKHTIGSPRQIQMSLHLAF
- a CDS encoding GH39 family glycosyl hydrolase, with translation MKTSLYRVSSAVCRVLLLCLMVAFVGHRAEAQEHVEIDAKAATTPFPHFWEEMFGSGRAILTLRESYRDDLRAVKQVTGFRYVRFHAILHDEVGVYTEDEHGNPVYNFSYVDQIYDGLLKNGVRPVVEISFMPKKLAFNPDDLHPFWYKQNVSPPKSWEKWDGLMTHFAQHLVDRYGIDEVSQWYFEVWNEPNIDFWNGVPKQRSYFELYDHTAHDLKAVSPKIRVGGPATAAAAWVDDFLKHAAKNHVPVDFVTSHGYADDTVEDLFGTDETISMDDRVCRAIDKVRKQIDASPTPHIPLFWTEWNVQGNHESRDTTFVGPGLANTVRQCDGKVQEMSFWTFSDVFEEGGPVPQPFAGQFGLRAKGGINKPSYYDFALLHHLGDQRIASASPNVIATKTAHGLAIAAWNLVDPGESGSAHPMELEVHGVAANAKVAVQRVDDTHGNVLPRYAAMGKPLDPTAAQVEQLNHETAFGEPEHTTLHGGRLTLELGPNALVLVTIAQ
- a CDS encoding LacI family DNA-binding transcriptional regulator: MPSKSPELEKVPTRGGLSLKELAAHVGLSQATVSRVINQSATTHRIAAGTQKRVLEAAATLNYQPNVFARGLRNKRSFTVGVIVPEISEGYATAVLGGIEDVLLLAGFFYFVVSHRHRAELLREYPRLLVSRAVEGIIAVDSALEEEIPVPVVAVSNHTRRRSIVNIELDHLLAARYALDHLQRLGHRQIAFIKGQTFSSDTRLRWKAIQQVAADLGITIDPRLTVQLSGTGLGAEPGRAATVELLERGVAFTAIFAFNDLSAIGAITALHEAGIHVPAQISVVGFDDIPGAATNNPALTTVRQPLHEMGRTAATTLLQLIQGEDSDKPRAPIRILPTFVERQSTGPIPKAKA